In Salinarimonas sp., a genomic segment contains:
- a CDS encoding phage tail protein — translation MLDRPIVGLILPFAGDYAPEGWAICRGQLLDPRAYPELFLLIRETYGGDGERSFALPDLVGRTLYGAGTSADAYDVPLGHVTSAPPRSGSPDGDAPRGAVAINWIICLRGEIPEPART, via the coding sequence ATGCTCGACCGTCCGATCGTCGGCCTCATCCTTCCGTTCGCCGGGGATTACGCCCCCGAGGGCTGGGCCATCTGCCGCGGCCAGCTGCTCGACCCGCGGGCGTATCCGGAGCTCTTCCTGCTCATTCGCGAAACCTATGGCGGCGACGGCGAGCGCAGCTTCGCGCTGCCGGACCTCGTCGGGCGCACGCTCTACGGCGCGGGCACGAGCGCCGACGCGTACGACGTGCCGCTCGGGCATGTCACGTCGGCCCCGCCCCGCTCGGGCTCACCCGACGGCGACGCCCCGCGCGGGGCGGTAGCGATCAACTGGATCATCTGCTTGCGCGGCGAGATCCCCGAGCCGGCACGCACCTGA
- a CDS encoding PAS domain-containing protein: protein MLMSDVLALSADSPQTALLLTEADLARPGPTIVHVNAPFLAMVKRGKDEVLGRSPRLLQGPETSRLATMKIARGLRRREPVSECLVNYRPDGTSYLCAVEIHPVFASSGRLDYFVAFEKEVVRRRGRPRAGFAGRFQPVDPDAFLPSELGFRDGGPSGCSGACRLGDLAAQADDPVDRYRPARGVAVG from the coding sequence ATGCTGATGTCCGATGTGCTGGCCCTTTCCGCCGATTCCCCCCAGACCGCCCTCCTGCTCACCGAGGCGGATCTCGCGCGTCCCGGTCCCACCATCGTTCACGTGAACGCCCCCTTCCTCGCCATGGTGAAACGCGGGAAGGACGAGGTTCTCGGCCGCTCGCCACGATTGCTGCAAGGTCCGGAGACGAGCCGCCTCGCGACGATGAAGATCGCCCGCGGCCTGCGCCGCCGCGAGCCGGTTTCCGAGTGCCTGGTCAATTATCGCCCGGACGGGACGAGCTATCTCTGCGCGGTCGAGATACACCCGGTCTTCGCGAGCTCCGGGCGGCTCGACTATTTCGTCGCGTTCGAGAAGGAGGTGGTGCGCCGCCGTGGACGCCCGCGCGCGGGCTTCGCTGGTCGCTTCCAGCCGGTCGACCCGGACGCCTTCCTGCCGAGCGAGCTCGGTTTCCGGGACGGCGGCCCGAGCGGCTGTTCAGGTGCGTGCCGGCTCGGGGATCTCGCCGCGCAAGCAGATGATCCAGTTGATCGCTACCGCCCCGCGCGGGGCGTCGCCGTCGGGTGA
- a CDS encoding threonine/serine dehydratase yields MTAPAALPVTPDDIRAAHARIAHHVRRTPVWTLPSAFGHDGPVSLKLEFLQHAGSFKARGAFNNLLVESVPAAGVAAASGGNHGAAVAYAAHQLGHKATIFVPEISPKAKVDVIRRMGAEVTIGGPRYADALFACGMHIAATGALSVHAYDAEATIAGQGTVALEWEEDAAGGLDTVLVAVGGGGLIAGIAAWFGGRVKVVGVEPENSRALHAALATGEPVDVEVQSVAADSLGARSAGRLVTEIARAAVDHVALVPDEAITDAQRALWRDFRIATEPGGAAALAALLSGAYRPEPGERVGVLLCGANVDLAKLDALA; encoded by the coding sequence ATGACCGCGCCCGCAGCGCTTCCCGTCACGCCGGACGACATCCGCGCGGCACATGCCCGCATCGCGCATCACGTGCGCCGCACGCCGGTCTGGACGCTTCCCTCCGCCTTCGGCCACGACGGGCCGGTGAGCCTGAAGCTCGAGTTCCTGCAGCACGCCGGCTCGTTCAAGGCGCGCGGGGCCTTCAACAACCTGCTCGTCGAGAGCGTGCCGGCGGCCGGCGTCGCCGCGGCGTCGGGCGGCAACCACGGCGCGGCCGTGGCCTACGCCGCCCACCAACTCGGCCACAAGGCGACGATCTTCGTGCCGGAGATCTCGCCCAAGGCGAAGGTCGACGTGATCCGGCGCATGGGCGCCGAGGTGACGATCGGCGGGCCGCGCTACGCCGACGCGCTCTTCGCCTGCGGCATGCACATCGCCGCCACCGGCGCGCTGTCGGTCCACGCCTACGACGCGGAGGCGACCATCGCCGGGCAGGGGACGGTGGCGCTCGAATGGGAGGAGGACGCGGCGGGCGGCCTCGACACCGTGCTCGTCGCCGTCGGCGGCGGCGGGCTGATCGCCGGGATCGCCGCCTGGTTCGGCGGGCGAGTGAAGGTGGTGGGCGTCGAGCCGGAAAATTCCCGCGCGCTCCACGCCGCGCTCGCGACGGGGGAGCCCGTCGACGTCGAGGTCCAGTCCGTGGCGGCCGATTCGCTGGGGGCGCGCAGCGCCGGGCGTCTCGTCACGGAGATCGCGCGCGCCGCCGTCGACCACGTCGCCCTCGTGCCCGACGAGGCGATCACCGACGCTCAGCGTGCGTTGTGGCGGGACTTTCGAATCGCCACCGAGCCCGGCGGGGCGGCCGCGCTCGCCGCGCTCCTGTCGGGGGCCTACAGACCCGAGCCGGGCGAGCGTGTGGGCGTCCTCCTCTGCGGCGCGAACGTCGACCTCGCCAAGCTCGACGCCCTCGCCTGA
- a CDS encoding DUF429 domain-containing protein: protein MTSPWIAGADGCPAGWVVAFARLDGAEPPRLRVAPELAAILDAPEAPRVVAIDMPIGLPDRIVGPGRAAEQAARPLLGARQSSVFSIPARAAVEAATYAESCAAALATSTPPRKVSKQGFHLFPKIREIDAVLRARPGASERVFEVHPELAFWRMNGDRALETPKKVKSRPHEPGLAQRRALLAAAGIAPALIEAARPRGVGPDDLLDSLACLVVAGRLAEELARPFPDPPERDAFGLPIAIWA from the coding sequence ATGACCTCCCCCTGGATCGCCGGCGCCGACGGCTGCCCCGCCGGCTGGGTCGTCGCCTTCGCGCGGCTCGACGGGGCCGAGCCGCCGCGGCTGCGCGTCGCGCCCGAACTCGCCGCCATCCTCGACGCGCCGGAGGCGCCGCGGGTCGTCGCCATCGACATGCCGATCGGCCTCCCCGACCGGATCGTCGGCCCCGGCCGGGCGGCCGAGCAGGCGGCGCGCCCGCTTCTCGGCGCGCGCCAGTCGAGCGTGTTCTCCATCCCCGCCCGCGCGGCGGTGGAGGCGGCGACCTACGCCGAGTCCTGCGCGGCGGCGCTCGCGACCTCGACGCCGCCGCGCAAGGTCTCGAAGCAGGGCTTCCACCTCTTCCCCAAGATCCGCGAGATCGACGCCGTGCTGCGCGCGCGACCCGGCGCCTCCGAGCGGGTCTTCGAGGTGCATCCCGAGCTCGCCTTCTGGCGCATGAACGGCGATCGCGCGCTCGAAACGCCGAAGAAGGTGAAGAGCCGCCCGCACGAGCCGGGCCTCGCCCAACGCCGCGCGCTCCTCGCCGCGGCCGGGATCGCGCCGGCGCTGATCGAGGCCGCGCGGCCCCGGGGCGTCGGGCCCGACGACCTCCTCGACTCGCTCGCCTGCCTCGTCGTCGCGGGGCGTCTGGCGGAGGAGCTGGCGCGACCCTTCCCCGATCCGCCGGAGCGCGACGCCTTCGGCCTGCCGATCGCGATCTGGGCCTGA
- a CDS encoding colicin E3/pyocin S6 family cytotoxin, which yields MRKTVPSPSIVDTLEPIGAPRGRKVWRSADPERIYEWDSLHGELEMSGVRGRHLGVVDPIAGDKTKRAVKGRRIDV from the coding sequence GTGCGGAAGACCGTTCCAAGTCCGTCCATCGTCGATACGCTCGAGCCGATAGGCGCCCCCCGGGGCAGGAAAGTGTGGCGCAGCGCGGACCCGGAGCGCATATACGAATGGGACTCGCTGCACGGGGAGCTGGAGATGTCCGGTGTCCGCGGACGCCACCTCGGCGTCGTCGATCCGATTGCCGGGGACAAGACGAAGCGAGCGGTCAAGGGAAGGCGAATCGATGTCTAG
- the polA gene encoding DNA polymerase I, translating into MTAAASPPRPVAAKPLGEGDRLILVDGSSFVFRAFFQSMNQDARYNFRSDGLPTGAVRLFCVKLLQFLKDGAAGVKPTHLAIVLDKSEGGFRREVYPEYKGHRPDAPEDLKAQMPLMRHAVRAFGLEPVELERYEADDLIAAYAKDAAARGAEVLIVSADKDLMQLVGPKVRFFDFESGVKGKPGYRPERDLDEAAVIERWGVPPAKIVDMLALMGDTSDNVPGVPGIGQKTAAQLIGEYGDLETLLARAEEIKQPKRREALIANADIARLSRRLVELDDKAPVPVPLDDLALGELDARRLIAFFKAMEFTTVTKRVAAEYDIDLNSVEPDPALARAAGAGAAEEGAEAPGGEGGVAPSADEDATPARVVALRLKEATDVKVDRERYERVTTRERLQAWVEEARAVGLVAFDTETTALEAHKADLVGFSLATGPSRACYVPLQHRDPEGDLFSGNGLLPDQIPITEALAIVRPMLEDPGVLKIAHNMKYDWLVMKRHGVVVEPFDDTMLMSYVLDAGRNNHGMDDLAQRHLGHTCVAYAEVAGSGKAQVSFDRVAIDKATTYAAEDADVTLRLWRLLKPRLVAERKTTVYETLERPMAAVLARMEERGIKVDRQVLSRLSSDFAQTMARLEEEIQEDAGERFSVGSPKQIGEILFGKLGLPGGKKTPSGQWATPASALEELAEAGHELPAKILEWRQVQKLKSTYSDSLPGYMDEAGRVHTCFSLAATTTGRLSSSDPNLQNIPVRTEAGRKIRTAFVAEPGYRIVSADYSQIELRLLAHIADIPQMQKAFADGVDIHATTASEMFGVPLDQMTSDLRRQAKTINFGIIYGISAFGLANRLGIPQGEAAAFIKRYFERFPGIRVYMDETKKFCRETGFVTTLFGRVCHYPGIRAGNPAERAGVERQAINAPIQGSAADIIRRAMARMEDALTEAKLSARMLLQVHDELVFEVPEDEVDATLPVVTRVMEEAPHPALTLKVPLAVEARAAGNWEEAH; encoded by the coding sequence ATGACCGCCGCCGCCTCCCCGCCCCGTCCCGTCGCCGCCAAGCCGCTCGGCGAGGGCGACCGGCTGATCCTGGTGGACGGCTCGTCCTTCGTGTTCCGGGCCTTCTTCCAGTCCATGAACCAGGACGCGCGCTACAATTTCCGCTCGGACGGCCTGCCGACCGGGGCCGTGCGCTTGTTCTGCGTCAAGCTGCTGCAATTCCTCAAGGACGGCGCGGCGGGCGTGAAGCCGACCCATCTCGCCATCGTGCTCGACAAGTCCGAGGGCGGCTTCCGGCGCGAGGTCTATCCCGAGTACAAGGGCCACCGCCCCGACGCGCCGGAGGACCTCAAGGCGCAGATGCCGTTGATGCGCCACGCGGTGCGGGCCTTCGGGCTCGAGCCGGTCGAACTCGAGCGCTACGAGGCCGACGACCTCATCGCCGCCTACGCCAAGGACGCGGCCGCCCGCGGGGCCGAGGTGCTGATCGTCTCCGCCGACAAGGACCTGATGCAGCTCGTCGGCCCGAAGGTGCGGTTCTTCGACTTCGAATCGGGCGTGAAGGGCAAGCCCGGCTACCGCCCCGAGCGCGACCTCGACGAGGCGGCGGTGATCGAGCGCTGGGGCGTGCCGCCGGCGAAGATCGTCGACATGCTGGCGCTGATGGGCGACACCTCCGACAACGTGCCGGGCGTCCCCGGCATCGGCCAGAAGACGGCCGCGCAGCTCATCGGCGAGTACGGCGACCTCGAGACGCTGCTCGCCCGGGCGGAGGAGATCAAGCAGCCCAAGCGGCGCGAGGCGCTCATCGCCAACGCCGATATCGCCCGGCTCTCCAGGCGGCTCGTCGAGCTCGACGACAAGGCGCCGGTTCCCGTGCCCCTCGACGATCTGGCGCTGGGCGAGCTCGACGCCCGCCGGCTGATCGCCTTCTTCAAGGCGATGGAGTTCACCACGGTGACGAAGCGTGTCGCCGCCGAGTACGACATCGATCTCAACAGCGTCGAGCCGGATCCGGCGCTCGCCCGCGCCGCCGGTGCGGGCGCGGCCGAAGAGGGAGCGGAGGCGCCGGGCGGCGAGGGGGGCGTCGCGCCGAGCGCCGACGAGGACGCGACGCCCGCCCGGGTGGTGGCGCTGCGCCTCAAGGAGGCCACAGATGTCAAGGTCGATCGCGAGCGCTACGAGCGGGTGACGACGCGGGAGCGCCTCCAGGCCTGGGTCGAGGAGGCGCGCGCCGTCGGGCTCGTCGCCTTCGATACCGAGACGACCGCGCTCGAGGCGCACAAGGCCGACCTCGTCGGCTTCTCCCTCGCCACCGGCCCGAGCCGGGCCTGCTACGTGCCGCTCCAGCACCGCGACCCGGAGGGCGACCTGTTCTCCGGCAACGGCCTCCTGCCGGACCAGATCCCGATCACCGAGGCGCTCGCCATCGTGCGGCCGATGCTGGAGGACCCGGGCGTCCTCAAGATCGCGCACAACATGAAATACGACTGGCTGGTGATGAAGCGCCACGGCGTCGTCGTCGAGCCCTTCGACGACACGATGCTGATGTCCTACGTGCTCGACGCCGGGCGCAACAACCACGGCATGGACGACCTCGCCCAGCGCCATCTCGGCCATACCTGCGTCGCCTATGCCGAGGTCGCGGGCTCCGGCAAGGCGCAGGTGAGCTTCGACCGCGTGGCGATCGACAAGGCGACGACCTACGCCGCCGAGGACGCCGACGTGACGCTGCGGCTGTGGCGCCTGCTCAAGCCCCGCCTCGTCGCCGAGCGCAAGACCACGGTCTACGAGACGCTGGAGCGGCCGATGGCGGCCGTGCTGGCGCGGATGGAGGAGCGCGGCATCAAGGTCGATCGGCAGGTTCTTAGCCGGCTCTCTTCCGATTTCGCCCAGACCATGGCGCGGCTCGAGGAGGAGATCCAGGAGGACGCCGGCGAGCGCTTCTCGGTGGGAAGCCCAAAGCAGATCGGGGAAATCCTGTTCGGCAAGCTCGGCCTTCCCGGCGGCAAGAAGACGCCGTCCGGCCAATGGGCGACGCCGGCCTCGGCGCTCGAGGAGCTCGCCGAGGCGGGGCATGAATTGCCGGCTAAGATACTCGAATGGCGGCAGGTACAGAAGCTGAAGTCGACCTATTCGGATTCGCTGCCGGGCTACATGGACGAGGCGGGGCGCGTGCATACCTGCTTCTCGCTCGCCGCCACCACGACGGGTCGGCTGTCGTCGTCCGACCCGAACCTGCAGAACATCCCGGTCCGCACCGAGGCCGGCCGCAAGATCCGCACGGCCTTCGTCGCCGAGCCGGGCTACCGGATCGTCTCGGCCGACTACAGCCAGATCGAGCTGCGCCTCCTCGCCCACATCGCCGACATCCCGCAGATGCAGAAGGCCTTCGCCGACGGGGTCGACATTCACGCGACGACGGCGTCAGAGATGTTCGGCGTGCCCCTCGACCAGATGACGTCCGACCTGCGCCGGCAGGCCAAGACCATCAATTTCGGCATCATCTACGGCATCTCCGCCTTCGGGCTGGCCAACCGGCTCGGCATCCCGCAGGGCGAGGCGGCGGCCTTCATCAAGCGCTATTTCGAGCGCTTCCCCGGCATCCGCGTCTACATGGACGAGACCAAGAAGTTCTGCCGGGAGACCGGCTTCGTCACCACACTCTTCGGGCGCGTCTGCCACTATCCGGGCATCCGCGCCGGCAACCCGGCGGAGCGCGCCGGCGTCGAGCGCCAGGCCATCAACGCCCCGATCCAGGGCTCCGCCGCCGACATCATCCGCCGGGCCATGGCCCGCATGGAGGACGCGCTCACGGAGGCGAAGCTCTCGGCGCGCATGCTGCTCCAGGTCCACGACGAGCTCGTCTTCGAGGTGCCCGAGGACGAGGTCGACGCCACGCTGCCGGTCGTCACGCGCGTGATGGAGGAGGCCCCCCACCCGGCGCTGACGCTGAAGGTGCCGCTGGCGGTGGAGGCGCGCGCGGCGGGGAACTGGGAGGAGGCCCACTGA
- a CDS encoding mechanosensitive ion channel domain-containing protein — MALILALAFAIAVLAGAAAQAQIPGLAAPVQAQEAEGETAPAGEETATPVSPELEALLGVLEDDAARARLIEALSAAAPEAAADLAAQAEEAQPVPFARMIAEQTRGIAEEIAGVFAVTGRAIDTVGALWRDVSMDDVERLGRVLAGLALVIAVIVATYLVLRWVAGRIADRLARHRHTETWIGRTIFSLATLALEATALAAAWAIGTFVAVRWGATGMNALNQQLFINAFVMAEGIKLAARSVLRPRRSSLRLFPVITDTAAAYWYFWIARTTSIVVYAFLFVAPIAAWNVSFTAGQAVRVLAILTACLIGILVTLQNRDAVRDLMMRRAVNGENDATAKFMAALARVWHIFAILYFVALFLIWMTRPRGALTYMLGATLESVIALGIGVLVASFLSRVISGGMRLSPDVKQRLPLLESRLNAFVPKVLHVIRLVVLIGVLVAVAQAWELFDFLAWASTGVGFEVTTALISAFLLILFGIAAYIIVSSWVEYRLNPDYGTPPTARERTLLSLFRNAFTVTLVVVVAIMVLAELGVNVGPLLAGAGVVGLAVGFGAQKLVQDVITGVFIQLENAMNEGDVVSAGGISGVVERLTIRSVSIRDLQGTYHVVPFSSVDMVSNMMRHFAYYVADIGVAYRENVVEVKQAMQEAFDLLTQSEEHGPDILGPFELWGVEALADSAVVIRARIKTAPGKQWATGRAYLEMVKQVFDARGIEIPFPHLTLYAGEGKDGSAPPLRILAERATNGAADASKPQVPVTTDAEAVESISANTTGAPEESGAKA, encoded by the coding sequence GTGGCCCTGATTCTCGCTCTCGCTTTCGCCATCGCGGTCCTGGCCGGTGCGGCCGCGCAGGCGCAGATCCCCGGCCTCGCTGCGCCGGTCCAGGCTCAGGAGGCCGAGGGCGAGACGGCGCCCGCGGGCGAGGAGACGGCCACGCCGGTCTCGCCCGAGCTCGAGGCGCTGCTCGGCGTGCTGGAGGACGACGCCGCTCGCGCCCGGCTGATCGAGGCGCTCTCCGCCGCCGCGCCGGAGGCGGCCGCCGATCTCGCGGCGCAGGCCGAGGAGGCGCAGCCCGTTCCGTTCGCGCGCATGATCGCCGAGCAGACCCGCGGCATCGCCGAGGAGATCGCCGGCGTCTTCGCCGTCACCGGCCGGGCGATCGACACGGTGGGGGCGCTCTGGCGCGACGTCTCGATGGACGACGTCGAACGGCTCGGGCGCGTGCTCGCCGGCCTCGCCCTCGTCATCGCGGTGATCGTCGCGACCTATCTCGTGCTGCGCTGGGTCGCGGGCCGCATCGCCGACCGCCTCGCCCGGCACCGCCACACCGAGACCTGGATCGGCCGCACGATCTTCTCCCTCGCCACGCTCGCGCTCGAGGCGACGGCGCTCGCCGCCGCCTGGGCGATCGGCACCTTCGTCGCCGTGCGCTGGGGCGCCACGGGCATGAACGCGCTCAACCAGCAGCTCTTCATCAACGCCTTCGTGATGGCGGAGGGCATCAAGCTCGCCGCCCGAAGCGTGCTGCGCCCGCGCCGCTCGAGCCTGCGGCTGTTCCCGGTGATCACCGACACCGCCGCGGCGTATTGGTATTTCTGGATCGCGCGCACGACCTCGATCGTGGTGTACGCCTTCCTCTTCGTCGCCCCGATCGCGGCCTGGAACGTGTCCTTCACGGCCGGCCAGGCGGTGCGCGTGCTCGCCATCCTCACCGCCTGCCTGATCGGCATCCTGGTGACGCTGCAGAACCGCGACGCCGTGCGCGACCTGATGATGCGGCGCGCCGTCAACGGCGAGAACGACGCCACCGCCAAGTTCATGGCGGCGCTGGCGCGGGTCTGGCATATCTTCGCGATCCTCTATTTCGTGGCGCTGTTCCTGATCTGGATGACGCGCCCGCGCGGCGCGCTCACCTACATGCTCGGCGCGACGCTGGAGAGCGTGATCGCGCTCGGCATCGGCGTTCTGGTGGCGAGCTTCCTGTCGCGGGTGATCTCGGGGGGCATGCGCCTGTCGCCCGACGTCAAGCAGCGCCTGCCTCTGCTCGAATCGCGGCTCAACGCCTTCGTGCCGAAGGTGCTCCACGTGATCCGGCTCGTCGTGCTGATCGGCGTGCTCGTCGCCGTGGCGCAGGCCTGGGAGCTGTTCGACTTCCTCGCCTGGGCCTCGACCGGCGTCGGCTTCGAGGTGACGACGGCGCTGATCTCGGCCTTCCTGCTGATCCTGTTCGGGATCGCCGCCTACATCATCGTCTCGTCCTGGGTGGAATACCGGCTCAACCCGGATTACGGCACGCCGCCGACGGCGCGCGAGCGCACGCTGCTCTCGCTGTTCCGCAACGCCTTCACGGTGACGCTCGTCGTCGTCGTGGCGATCATGGTTCTGGCCGAGCTCGGCGTGAACGTCGGCCCGCTCCTCGCCGGCGCGGGCGTGGTCGGCCTCGCGGTGGGCTTCGGCGCGCAGAAGCTGGTGCAGGACGTCATCACCGGCGTGTTCATCCAGCTCGAGAACGCCATGAACGAGGGCGACGTCGTCTCCGCCGGCGGCATCTCCGGCGTGGTCGAGCGGCTGACGATCCGCTCCGTCTCGATCCGCGACCTGCAGGGCACGTACCACGTCGTTCCGTTCTCGTCCGTCGACATGGTCTCCAACATGATGCGCCACTTCGCCTATTACGTGGCCGACATCGGCGTCGCCTATCGCGAGAACGTGGTCGAGGTGAAGCAGGCGATGCAGGAGGCCTTCGACCTGCTCACGCAGTCGGAGGAGCACGGGCCGGACATCCTGGGGCCGTTCGAGCTCTGGGGCGTGGAGGCGCTGGCCGATTCCGCCGTCGTCATCCGCGCCCGCATCAAGACGGCGCCCGGCAAGCAATGGGCGACGGGCCGCGCCTATCTGGAGATGGTCAAGCAGGTCTTCGACGCGCGCGGCATCGAGATCCCCTTCCCGCACCTCACCCTGTACGCCGGCGAGGGCAAGGACGGCTCGGCCCCGCCGCTGCGCATCCTCGCCGAGCGCGCGACCAACGGCGCGGCCGACGCGTCGAAGCCGCAGGTCCCGGTCACCACCGACGCCGAGGCGGTGGAGAGCATCTCGGCGAACACGACGGGCGCGCCGGAGGAGAGCGGCGCGAAGGCGTGA
- a CDS encoding PilZ domain-containing protein: protein MRLDQAYSPFHVDRRRAERIAIALPCRVALGDGSAFLAETTCVSADGAALACAAPVVEGEIVSALIGQIGLVRGRVARFLEDGFAIAFDRDGRPDRVAALIWLEQRLDGARAELRRHERHLPPPAAATLALDGEAAEAVVVRDLSFGGARLETAARPPIGTRARLGAMPAQVVRHTADGIAIAFTGA, encoded by the coding sequence ATGCGGCTCGACCAGGCCTATTCCCCGTTCCATGTCGACCGCCGGCGGGCGGAGCGGATCGCGATCGCGCTGCCCTGCCGGGTCGCGCTCGGCGACGGATCGGCCTTCCTCGCCGAGACGACCTGCGTCTCCGCCGACGGCGCGGCGCTGGCCTGCGCGGCGCCGGTGGTCGAGGGCGAGATCGTCTCGGCCCTGATCGGGCAGATCGGCCTCGTGCGCGGCCGCGTGGCGCGCTTCCTCGAGGACGGCTTCGCGATCGCCTTCGACCGGGACGGCCGGCCGGACCGGGTCGCCGCCTTGATCTGGCTGGAGCAGCGGCTCGACGGCGCGCGGGCGGAGCTGCGCCGGCACGAGCGGCACCTGCCGCCGCCCGCCGCCGCCACCCTCGCCCTCGACGGCGAGGCGGCCGAGGCGGTCGTCGTGCGCGATCTCTCCTTCGGCGGCGCGCGCCTCGAGACCGCCGCGCGCCCGCCGATCGGGACCCGCGCGCGGCTCGGGGCCATGCCGGCGCAGGTGGTGCGGCATACGGCGGACGGGATCGCCATCGCCTTCACGGGCGCGTGA
- a CDS encoding lactate utilization protein: MSTARDTSARDDILATIRRSLGVTGREAPRRAVVAERLAGAPAGVVPARGQVEGRARLELFIAQAEAALATVAEVEAPGEVPAAIAAYLRSHNLPATLRMGSDPRLSALPWDDTPLEIAIGPSDGRDLNAVSHAMGGVAESGTLALVSGPENPTTLNFLPDNHIVVLDAAEVAGDYETLWARLRERLGKGAMPRTVNWVTGPSRSADIEQTMFLGAHGPRRLHIVLVGGGASGG, from the coding sequence ATGAGCACCGCCCGCGACACCTCCGCCCGCGACGACATCCTCGCCACCATCCGCCGCTCGCTCGGGGTCACCGGGCGCGAGGCCCCCCGCCGCGCCGTCGTCGCCGAGCGCCTCGCCGGCGCGCCGGCGGGGGTCGTGCCCGCCCGCGGGCAGGTGGAGGGCCGCGCCCGCCTCGAGCTGTTCATCGCCCAGGCCGAGGCGGCGCTCGCCACCGTGGCCGAGGTCGAGGCGCCGGGCGAGGTCCCGGCGGCGATCGCGGCCTATCTGCGCTCGCACAACCTGCCCGCCACGCTGCGGATGGGCTCCGATCCGCGGCTCTCCGCCCTGCCCTGGGACGACACGCCCCTCGAGATCGCCATCGGCCCGAGCGACGGGCGCGACCTCAACGCGGTGAGCCACGCCATGGGCGGCGTCGCGGAGAGCGGCACGCTCGCCCTCGTCTCCGGGCCCGAGAACCCGACGACGCTCAATTTCCTGCCCGACAACCACATCGTCGTCCTCGACGCGGCGGAGGTGGCGGGCGACTACGAGACGCTCTGGGCGCGCCTGCGCGAGCGCCTCGGCAAGGGCGCGATGCCGCGCACGGTGAACTGGGTCACCGGCCCCTCCCGCTCGGCCGACATCGAGCAGACCATGTTCCTCGGCGCCCACGGCCCGCGGCGGCTGCACATCGTCCTCGTCGGCGGGGGCGCGTCCGGCGGCTGA